From the genome of Ananas comosus cultivar F153 linkage group 16, ASM154086v1, whole genome shotgun sequence, one region includes:
- the LOC109722489 gene encoding 2-methylene-furan-3-one reductase-like, producing MLCTLHCPSSSSLSLLPLPSPSKPYLAPPLLRPRSLRRGGGGVGGGGGGVVGARYKLGGAYPSTRVSASSKPGPASADAVVAAPSEVPEQMRAWIYDEYGDAGVLRLEDGVAVPEVGDDQVLVRVSAAALNPVDFKRRQGKFKATDSPLPTVPGYDVAGVVVKVGSQVKNLKEGDEVYGDINEKALENPKQFGSLAEYTAVEEKLLAVKPKNLDFAQAASLPLAIETAYEGLEKAGFSAGKSVLVLGGAGGVGSLVIQLAKHVYGASKVAATSSTGKLELLKSLGADLAIDYTKENIEELPEKFDVVYDAVGQCERAVKAVKEGGSVVVLTGPVTPPGFRFVVTSNGESLTKLNPYLESGKVKPLLDPKGPFPFSQVVEAFSYLETGRATGKVVIYPIP from the exons ATGCTCTGCACTCTCCAttgcccctcctcctcctccctctccctcctccccctcccctccccctcaAAACCCTACCTCGctccccctctcctccgccCTCGTAGCCtccgacgaggaggaggaggagtcggcggcggcggcggcggcgtcgtcggaGCCCGCTACAAACTCGGCGGCGCTTATCCCTCAACTAGGGTCTCCGCGAGCTCGAAGCCGGGGCCGGCTTCGGCCGACGCCGTTGTCGCGGCCCCGTCGGAGGTCCCGGAGCAGATGAGGGCGTGGATCTACGACGAGTACGGGGACGCGGGGGTTTTGCGCCTCGAGGACGGGGTCGCCGTTCCCGAGGTCGGGGACGATCAGGTCCTCGTTAGGGTTTCCGCCGCCGCGCTCAACCCCGTCGATTTCAAGCGGAGGCAGGGCAAATTTAAGGCCACGGATTCGCCCTTAcct ACGGTACCGGGTTACGATGTGGCCGGCGTCGTGGTGAAGGTTGGTAGCCAAGTCAAGAATCTAAAAGAAGGGGACGAAGTATACGGGGACATAAACGAGAAGGCGTTGGAGAATCCGAAGCAATTCGGATCGCTTGCGGAGTACACTGCAGTCGAGGAGAAGCTGCTGGCTGTAAAACCTAAGAATCTGGACTTTGCGCAGGCTGCTAGTCTTCCTTTGGCCATCGAGACGGCATATGAAGGCCTTGAAAAAGCTGGATTTTCCGCGGGTAAATCAGTTCTTGTTTTGGGTGGTGCTGGCGGAGTCGGCTCGCTCGTGATTCAG CTAGCAAAGCATGTCTACGGTGCGTCGAAAGTTGCGGCCACTTCTAGCACAGGAAAGCTGGAGCTGTTGAAGAGCCTGGGTGCCGACTTAGCGATCGACTACACCAAGGAAAACATTGAAGAACTACCTGAGAAGTTTGATGTAGTGTATGATGCTGTTG GTCAGTGCGAAAGAGCGGTGAAAGCAGTGAAAGAAGGGGGCAGCGTCGTGGTGCTCACGGGCCCTGTCACGCCCCCGGGCTTCAGATTCGTCGTCACGTCCAACGGGGAGAGCCTGACGAAGCTCAACCCTTATCTCGAAAGCGGGAAGGTGAAGCCTCTTCTGGACCCGAAGGGGCCATTCCCTTTCTCTCAGGTGGTTGAGGCATTCTCTTATCTCGAAACCGGAAGAGCTACGGGAAAGGTCGTTATCTATCCAATTCCTTGA